GAGGGCGACGAACTTCAGCGCCGCCAACTCGTCGTGTCCGACGGCGGAGACTGCCGATTCTGACATTATCCCGAATTAGAAGGCCGGCGTGTTAAGCATAACGGCTATGAGATGTATAACAGATATGGAACGGTATCGGTCCCGTTCGATCACGTTCCTGAGTGACGTTTCAGGATTGTTCGAGGTGGCTCCTAAAGGCGTCGATAGCGGTATCGGTCGGCGTTCAGACGCGACGCCCAGGGCGGGCGAAGCCGTTCGGAAAGGCCTTTAGCCGCGGTTGCTGAACGGCGAGTATGTTCAGAGCCTTCCGTTCGGAGGTCGAGGACGCGGTCGAAGCGGCGCTGGAGTCGCTCGATCTGCCGACCGACGACCTCGGCGTCGAGGAACCGCCGGAGGACGTGCCGGCGACGCTCGCATCGAGCGTCGCCTTCCGTCTGGCCGGCGAGGTGGGCGCCGCACCGCCGTCGGTCGCCGGAGACGTCGCCGACGCGATCGACGTCGACGACTGCGAGTACGTCGACCGAGTCGACACGCAGGGTCCGTACGTCAACTTCTACGTCTCCGAGGCCTACTACGCCGACACGCTCGCGGCCGGTCGCGAGGAGACGTACGGCGAACTCCCCGCGACCGGCAAGTCCGTCGTCGTCGAGCACACCAGCGCGAATCCGACCGGGCCGGTCCACGTCGGCCGCGCGCGAAACCCGATCTTCGGCGACGCCGTCGCCCGCGTGCTCGACTACGCCGGCAACGACGTCGAGCGGCACTACTACGTCAACGACGCCGGCCGACAGGTCGCCGTGTTCACGTGGGCCTACGAGACGTTCGACGAGTCCGATCTCCCAGAACCCGAGCGCGACCGCGCGGACTACGACCTCGTCCGGTACTACCGGAAGGGCAACGAGTTCCTCGAAGCGGAAGACGAGGACGTCGTCGAGGCGGCGGAGGCGGAGATTGCCGAGATCATGCAGGGCCTCGAAGCGGGCGACGAGGAGACCTACGAGCGCGTCGCCGTCGTCGTCGATCAGGTGCTCGGCGGGATGCGGGCGTCGCTGGAGCGGCTTCCCGCGGAGTTCGACCGCTTCGTGAAGGAGACGCAGTTCATCCGCAACGGCGACGCCGACGACGTGGTCGCCCGGCTGAAGGACTCGGAACACGCCGTGTACGAGGACGACGCCTGGCAACTCGACCTCTCGGCGTTCGGACTGGAGAAGAACCTGGTCTTCCTGCGCTCTGACGACACCACGCTGTATACGACCCGGGACCTCGCTCATCACGAGTGGAAGTTCGAGAACTACGACGAGGCCGTGACGGTCCTGGGCGAAGATCACAAGCTCCAGGCCGAACAGCTCGAAGCGGCGCTGGACGTGCTGGGCAACGACACCGAGAAGCTCCGGCAGACGTTCTACTCGTGGGTCAACCTCCCAGAGGGCGGGATGTCGACCCGCGAGGGGACCGGCGTCGACCTCGACGACTTGCTCGACGAGTCGATCCAGCGCGCCCGCGAGGAGGTCGAAGACCGCCTCGGATCGCGGATCCGAAACGACGAACTGAGCGAGGACGACATCGATCGGATCGCCCGCCAGGTGGGGATCGGCGCGGTCCGATACGACATCGTCTCGAAACAGCCCACCAAGGGGATCACCTTCGAGTGGGAGCGCGCCCTCGACTTCGAGGCGCAGTCGGCCCCGTACGTCCAGTACGTCCACGCGCGCTGCCGCGGCATCGAGGGCGAGGCGGCCGCCGCGGGGATCGAGGCGTCGACCGACGTCTCGGCGCTCGATACCGACGCCGAGCGCGCGCTGCTCCGCGACATCGCGCGCTTCCCGGCCGTGATCGAATCGGCCGCGGCGGACCTCGAACCCCACGTCGTCGCGACGTTCGCCCGCGAGTTCGCGGAGACCTTCAACGCCTTCTACCGGGAGTGTTCAGTCCTCAACGCCGACGACGAAGCGGTCGCCGCAGCGCGACTCGGGCTCGTCGAGGCGTCGCGGCACACCGTCGCGAACGCGCTCGACGTCCTCGGGATCGAAGCACCGAATTCGATGTAAGCGACGGGCCGTCGGAACCGACGGCGACAGTCCGAATGTCAGAGCGCGAACGGCACGAGGGGCGCGACGGTGCCGGCGACGAGGGAGCCGCCGACGAGAAACACCGTCGCGACGCCCGCGCCGAGCGCCAACAGTAGGAACACGACGAGCCACCAGAAGGGGACGCGCGAATCTTTCTCTGCCATATCGACGACTCATCACATCCGCATAAAAGAACCTCCCGCTTCGGCGCGGGCGATCAGCCGAAGAACCGGCCGAAGAGCCCCTTCTTGCCGTCGCCGTCGTCGTCGGACTCACCCGGATCCTCCTCTGCCGAGTCGCCGTCGCCGCCCGACTCGTCCGGATTCTCCTCGGCCGAGGTGTCAACACCGTCGTCGTCCGCTGTGTCCCCGCCGCTGTCGGCGTCAGTCGGATCGACGACCGTCGCTGCGGCGTCGGCCTCCGAATCCTCCGGAGCCGACTCGGCGGGGTCGTCTGCGTCGGCCGACGACCCGTCGTCGTCGATCTCCGCCTCGAGTGACGTCGTGTAGACTCCGCCCTCGGGATCGGTCTCGGCCTGCGGTTCGGCGGCGTCGATCTCGTCGGGGGTGGCCGGTTCGACGAGCGGCTCAGACTGCCCCGGGTCCGAGTCGCCCTCGGCGTCGGGAGCGACTCTTTCGACCGCTGTTCCGGCCTCGTCGTCGGTCTCGACCGGCTGGACCCCGGCGTCGTCGGAGTCGAGTTCGCCGTCGGAGGCGGATCCGTCCGCGTCCGCCTCGGATAGCTCGACGCGCTCCGGCGGGCGATCGCCCTCGTGAGACCCGGCGACGACGATGTCTTCGTCCGAGTAGTCGGAACCCGAAGGCGACTCCGCCGACGACGACGGGTTGGACGCTCGGTCGGCAGTTTCCCCGGCCGATGGTCCGTCGGTGCCGTCGCTTTCGGCGGTCCCCTCGGGGACGGGTTCTTCGCCGTCTGATTCGGCCTCGGAGGCCTCGGAAGTCGTCTCGTCTCCCGGTTCGGTTGCGTCGGCCGTGTCCTCGGAGTCGGTTTCGTCGACCGTGTCTTCCGAGTCGGAGTCTCCGGCCGCATCCCCGGCTTCGGCGTCACCGCTCACGTCCCCCGCTTCGGCGTCGCCGACGGCGGTAGCCGCGTCGTCGACGAGCTCCAGTCCGGTCAGACTCCCCGCGAGCGCGCGGTACGCCGTTGCGGCGTCGCTTCCGGGCGCGAACGTCGTCACCGGCTCGCCCGCGTCGGCGGCGTCCGCGAGCACGGCGGCGTCGGGGATCACGTCGAGAATCTCCGCGTCGAGCAGGTCGCCGACCCGGTCGCGGTCCAGCGACTCCGGGTCGGCGCGCGTGATCACGGCCCCGGCGACGGGCACGTCGAGGCGGTCGGCCACCTGTCGAGTCTTGTCGGTGTCGCCGAGCGCGTCCCGCGTCGGCGTCGAGACGAGAAGCACCTCGTCGACGTAGGTGAGCGGGACCACGGTGTCGTTGCTGAGGCCAGCGCCCGTATCGAGGACGACGTACTCGTAGTTCTCCCGGAGTTCCTCGAGGACGCCCTCGATCGCCTCCGGGTCCGCGCGCGAGAACGCGTCGAGGTCCGGCGATCCGGGGACGACGGCCATCCCGTGCGGTCCCTCGCGGATCGCCGCCTCGACGTCGGCGGCGGATTCCGACTGGTCGCCCGAGGCGCTCTGCGCCTCGCCGTCGCCGGCGAGAACGTCGTGAAGCGTCACGTCCCCGGCGACGACGCCGAGCGCGCTCGCGAGGTTCGCCATCCCCAGGTCGCCGTCGACGACGGCGACGCGTTCGCCCGCTGCGGCCAGCGCGGCGGCGAGGTTCGCCGCCGTCGTCGTCTTGCCGACACCCCCCTTCGCACTGACGACTGCGTACACACGGCCCATAGTTCGTTCCGTGACTCCCGCGTCGAGGTTATAAATCTGTCCGGGAAATCGGGGGGAAAGGGTGGAGATCACGGACCGATGTCGGTCGTAGTCGTAGGTTACTTACCCACTGGCGGGCCAATACACCATAATGAGTACCGACGCCGAAGGGATGAGCGAAGACCGCCGGAAGTACGAGTTCCGGAAGGTCATCGAGGAACTCAAGGAGTACGAGGGTTCCGGCACGCAGCTCGTCACCATCTACATTCCCCCCGACAAGCAGATCTCCGACGTGGTCGCCCACGTCACCCAGGAGCACTCGGAGGCGTCCAACATCAAGTCCAAGCAGACCCGGACGAACGTCCAGGACGCGCTGACGTCGATCAAGGACCGCCTCCGCTACTACGACACCTTCCCGCCCGACAACGGGATCGTCCTCTTCTCTGGCGCGGTCAACTCCGGCGGCGGCCAGACGGAGATGGTGACGCGGACCTTGGAGAGCCCGCCCGAACCGATCCAGTCGTTCCGCTACCACTGCGACTCCAACTTCCTCACCCAGCCGCTGGAGGACATGCTGACCGACAAGGGCCTCTTCGGCCTGATCGTCCTCGATCGGCGCGAGGCGAACGTCGGGTGGCTGAAGGGCAAGCGCGTCGAGCCGGTGAAGTCCGCCTCGTCGCTGGTCCCCGGCAAGCAGCGGAAAGGTGGCCAGTCCGCCCAGCGGTTCGCCCGCCTGCGGCTGGAGGCGATCGACAACTTCTATCAGGAGATCGCGGGGATGGCCGACGACCTGTTCGTCCCGAAGCGCCACGAGATGGACGGCATCATCGTCGGCGGCCCCTCGCCGACGAAAGACGAGTTCCTCGACGGCGACTACCTCCACCACGAACTCCAGGACCTCGTCGTCGGGAAGTTCGACGTCTCCTACACCGACGAGTCCGGCCTGCACGACCTCGTCGACGCCGCCCAGGACGTCCTCGCCGACCAGGAGGTGATGAAGGACAAAGCCGAGATGGAGGAGTTCTTCGAGAACCTCCACACCGGCGAGGAGGCGACCTACGGGTTCGAACCGACCCGCAAGAACCTGATGATGGGGTCGGTCGACCGCCTCCTCCTCTCGGAGGACCTGCGCTCCGACGTCGTCATCTACGAGTGTCCGAACGGCCACGAGGAGTACGAGGTCGTCGACAGCCGTCACGGCGACCCCGACCACGTCTGCAGCGAGTGCGGCGAGGAGGCCGAGAAGGTCGACCGCGACGACGTGATCGACCACCTGATGTCGATCGCCGAGCAGCGCGGCACCGAGACGAAGTTCATCTCCACGGACTTCGAGAAGGGCGAACAGCTCCACGACGCCTTCGGCGGCATCGCCGGCATTCTGCGGTACTCCACCGGCGTCTAACACCCACATTTTTGCTGACTCGGGTGCGCCTCCGGCGCACCGCTCGTTGCAAAAAGCTGGACCAAAAAGTGTCCGACTCCACCGCCTCCGGCGGCTCCGTCGGTGAACCGCTCGCTCACTGCGTTCGCTCGTGGATGCTCAATATACAGTAGCGTTTGCAAGTCTTCACTCACTCGATCGCACGCTGTCGTGCGACCGGATGAGAAATCGGTTGCAAACGCTACTATAGGTCAATTATTGGTCAAACCGAGAGCCCAGAATCCGCGACCGAGCGTTAACGAGATCGGAGCTCTCGTTCGCCAACCAGAACTCGGAGATTTCTGGTGACGGCTCGAAGAGCCCGGCAGGTCGTCGGTTCACTCGCCGAAGGCGAGACCAAGAGCCGACCAACGGGAGGCTCGCAGTGCTTTTGATCCAGCTTTGGCCAGCGCGAGACGGCAAAGCCGTCTCGATGGCCGTAGACGAGGACCGGCAAAGCCGGTCCGCAGCGCAAAAGGTTGGTTCCAAGAGTCACCCAACAGAGGGACGCAGACGGTACGAACGGGCTCAAGCAGATCTGTCTTCGAATATGACGGTTTCGAGCTTGTCCAGCAGTGGTTTGGGGTTTTCACGCTGGAAGATGTTTCGCCCAACCGCAAGTCCGTTCCCACCGACTTCGAGCGTCGAGGACACGTCGTCGAGGAACGCCTCGTCGCTGCGTTTCGATCCGCCGCTCATCACCGTCTTCAACTCACCCACGACGTCTTCGAGCGCCTGCCACCCTTCCTGGCTCCCCGGGTACTTGCACTTGACCACATCGGCGCCGAGTTCGAGACCCAGGCGAGCGCCGTACGCGACGACGTCCGGATCCGTCTGCCCAGTGTACTCCTCGCTCTCCTGGATCCCCCGTCCACGCGGGTAACTCCACAACACCACCGGGACACCGTAGTCCCGCGCTGCTTCCTGCACCTCACGGAAATCCGTCCACATCTCGTCTTCGTGGATCGATCCCGCGTACATCGTGTACCCGATCGCGGCAGCGTCGAGTTCCTCGACGGCGTACTGCACGGAACACTGCTTTGGCGAGTAGTAATCCTCACGTGCGGCGAGATTCGAGTTGCCATTCAACTTGACGAGTAACGGTGCCCCGTCCTCGACGTCGTTCTCCGTCTCCCATAGCCGGTAGTACTCAGCGAGGCCTTTCTGTAGTGCGATTGCCGTCACCGCATCGTGCCGCCCGACGTCGAACACGTGCGTGGGATCCGCACTCGCAGGCATCGGCTCGAAATCCACCGGCCCGTGTTCGGTACCGTGATCGTACGCGAGAATCAACGAATTCCCGTTCCGAGTGATCGGACTATCCTCAATATCCTTCATATAGACGAGTACACCCCTACCGGGTTTTATTTTTTCCCCGCTATGTCCGGAACTGTTCTTACGGGGGACCTCTACCGCTGTCTCTGCCGATTCAGGTACTCGTTACGAATCGAGCAGCGACACAAGTTGTCGACGGCGACGCCCCAGATCGGCGTGCGCCTCGACCGATTCGTCCGCGGCGAGTCGATCCAGCGTCAGGAAGACGTCCGCGCCCGACGCCTCCGCGTGCTCGACGAGCGCCTGGATCGCCGCGCGGTTCGTCGCCAGCGAGTCGAGGAGCCCCAGCGCGAGCAGCAGCGCAGCGCTGCCCTCGCCGTCCGGGACGGCCGCCGGGAGAGCCGCTTCCCCGTCGAAGTCCGAACTCTCGTCGCTCGCGAGCGGATACGTGCGAAGACAACGCGGACAACTCCCGACGACCGCGGCGTTCTCGGGGGCGTACTCGCGGAGGACCGATGGAACCGCCACCCGAACGAGCGGTCGGTCACAGACGTCGCAGTGAGTCGGCATAGGAGACGCTACGGCGACGACGATGAAAGGCGTCCCGGCGCGAGGGCGCGGCGGCGACCCCGATCCGACGCCACGGGACCGGTATCCCTATTCGCGCCGATCCCGTAGGTGGGGCCGATCAATGGCTTCGGACGCCCACTCGGCTCCGCTCGACGATCCGCGAACGCACCTCCGCGCGATCGGCGGCGCGTTCGTCGTCGTCCTCCTCGTCGTGCTGGTGGCATCGATCGCCGTCTCGCTGGGTTACCCGCTCCTGGACGCCGCGGGAATCAGCCGCGAGAGCGCGCTGGGGCTCGCCCTCCGGAGCGCGTTCCAGTTCGTCGGCTTCGGCGTCGCCGGCGTCGGCTACCTCGTCGTGACCGATCAGACCGACCTCGTCCCGATCCGCTCTCCGACCCGCCGCGATCTGAAGTGGCTCGTCGGCGGCTTCGCCGGCCTACTCGCGCTCTACGTCGGGGCGACGGCGATCCTCAGCGCGCTAGGAGTGCAGGGTGCCGACAGCGCCATCGTCGCCGAGGGCAGCGGCCAGCCGGTCTACTTCCTGTATCTGATCCCGGTGACGATCCTGCTCGTCGGGCCGACGGAGGAGTTGATCTTCCGGGGCATCGTCCAGGGGCAGTTCCGCCGTGCCTACGGCACGCCCATCGCCGTCGCCGCCGCGAGCGCCATCTTCGCCGCGGTGCACCTCTCGTCGTACAGCGGCGACGGCCTGCTCGCGACGCTCGGCACGGTGCTCGTGCTGGGCGGCGTCCTCGGAATCGTCTACGAGAAGAGCGAGAACCTCGTGGTTCCGGCCGTCGTCCACGGACTGTTCAACACCGTCCAGTTCGTCGCCGTCTACGCGACGACGACGGGGCTGGTCGGGTGAGGGGGTCTCGGCTCAGATTCGGGAGACTGCGTCGACGTGCCGCGCTCAGGCGGGGTTCTTCCGCGCCAGTTCCGTCCCGCAGATCGGACACCGGTCGCGGTGCTCGTCGAACTCGCGCCCGCAGCCCTGACACTGGAAGGTCCACTCGCGCGTCTCGGAGATCCCTTCGCGGGCGATGATTTTCACGCCGACCTCGACGTGGTCGGCGACGTTCTGCATCGCGTAGTCGTCGGTGACGAGCGTGGCGTCGAGTTCGAACGCCGCCGCCAGGAGCCTGACGTCGGTCTCCGAGAGCGTCTCGGAATCGCCCGTCTCACGGGC
This portion of the Halobellus litoreus genome encodes:
- the argS gene encoding arginine--tRNA ligase, translating into MFRAFRSEVEDAVEAALESLDLPTDDLGVEEPPEDVPATLASSVAFRLAGEVGAAPPSVAGDVADAIDVDDCEYVDRVDTQGPYVNFYVSEAYYADTLAAGREETYGELPATGKSVVVEHTSANPTGPVHVGRARNPIFGDAVARVLDYAGNDVERHYYVNDAGRQVAVFTWAYETFDESDLPEPERDRADYDLVRYYRKGNEFLEAEDEDVVEAAEAEIAEIMQGLEAGDEETYERVAVVVDQVLGGMRASLERLPAEFDRFVKETQFIRNGDADDVVARLKDSEHAVYEDDAWQLDLSAFGLEKNLVFLRSDDTTLYTTRDLAHHEWKFENYDEAVTVLGEDHKLQAEQLEAALDVLGNDTEKLRQTFYSWVNLPEGGMSTREGTGVDLDDLLDESIQRAREEVEDRLGSRIRNDELSEDDIDRIARQVGIGAVRYDIVSKQPTKGITFEWERALDFEAQSAPYVQYVHARCRGIEGEAAAAGIEASTDVSALDTDAERALLRDIARFPAVIESAAADLEPHVVATFAREFAETFNAFYRECSVLNADDEAVAAARLGLVEASRHTVANALDVLGIEAPNSM
- a CDS encoding AAA family ATPase is translated as MGRVYAVVSAKGGVGKTTTAANLAAALAAAGERVAVVDGDLGMANLASALGVVAGDVTLHDVLAGDGEAQSASGDQSESAADVEAAIREGPHGMAVVPGSPDLDAFSRADPEAIEGVLEELRENYEYVVLDTGAGLSNDTVVPLTYVDEVLLVSTPTRDALGDTDKTRQVADRLDVPVAGAVITRADPESLDRDRVGDLLDAEILDVIPDAAVLADAADAGEPVTTFAPGSDAATAYRALAGSLTGLELVDDAATAVGDAEAGDVSGDAEAGDAAGDSDSEDTVDETDSEDTADATEPGDETTSEASEAESDGEEPVPEGTAESDGTDGPSAGETADRASNPSSSAESPSGSDYSDEDIVVAGSHEGDRPPERVELSEADADGSASDGELDSDDAGVQPVETDDEAGTAVERVAPDAEGDSDPGQSEPLVEPATPDEIDAAEPQAETDPEGGVYTTSLEAEIDDDGSSADADDPAESAPEDSEADAAATVVDPTDADSGGDTADDDGVDTSAEENPDESGGDGDSAEEDPGESDDDGDGKKGLFGRFFG
- the prf1 gene encoding peptide chain release factor aRF-1 — its product is MSTDAEGMSEDRRKYEFRKVIEELKEYEGSGTQLVTIYIPPDKQISDVVAHVTQEHSEASNIKSKQTRTNVQDALTSIKDRLRYYDTFPPDNGIVLFSGAVNSGGGQTEMVTRTLESPPEPIQSFRYHCDSNFLTQPLEDMLTDKGLFGLIVLDRREANVGWLKGKRVEPVKSASSLVPGKQRKGGQSAQRFARLRLEAIDNFYQEIAGMADDLFVPKRHEMDGIIVGGPSPTKDEFLDGDYLHHELQDLVVGKFDVSYTDESGLHDLVDAAQDVLADQEVMKDKAEMEEFFENLHTGEEATYGFEPTRKNLMMGSVDRLLLSEDLRSDVVIYECPNGHEEYEVVDSRHGDPDHVCSECGEEAEKVDRDDVIDHLMSIAEQRGTETKFISTDFEKGEQLHDAFGGIAGILRYSTGV
- a CDS encoding class I fructose-bisphosphate aldolase, with translation MKDIEDSPITRNGNSLILAYDHGTEHGPVDFEPMPASADPTHVFDVGRHDAVTAIALQKGLAEYYRLWETENDVEDGAPLLVKLNGNSNLAAREDYYSPKQCSVQYAVEELDAAAIGYTMYAGSIHEDEMWTDFREVQEAARDYGVPVVLWSYPRGRGIQESEEYTGQTDPDVVAYGARLGLELGADVVKCKYPGSQEGWQALEDVVGELKTVMSGGSKRSDEAFLDDVSSTLEVGGNGLAVGRNIFQRENPKPLLDKLETVIFEDRSA
- a CDS encoding DUF6276 family protein, whose protein sequence is MPTHCDVCDRPLVRVAVPSVLREYAPENAAVVGSCPRCLRTYPLASDESSDFDGEAALPAAVPDGEGSAALLLALGLLDSLATNRAAIQALVEHAEASGADVFLTLDRLAADESVEAHADLGRRRRQLVSLLDS
- a CDS encoding CPBP family intramembrane glutamic endopeptidase, whose product is MASDAHSAPLDDPRTHLRAIGGAFVVVLLVVLVASIAVSLGYPLLDAAGISRESALGLALRSAFQFVGFGVAGVGYLVVTDQTDLVPIRSPTRRDLKWLVGGFAGLLALYVGATAILSALGVQGADSAIVAEGSGQPVYFLYLIPVTILLVGPTEELIFRGIVQGQFRRAYGTPIAVAAASAIFAAVHLSSYSGDGLLATLGTVLVLGGVLGIVYEKSENLVVPAVVHGLFNTVQFVAVYATTTGLVG
- a CDS encoding NOB1 family endonuclease, translating into MQVLDSSAFIHEYHTTDDIASIPMVREELEGEASYRYDADEGSGMHVHIPAAGTVEKIQRAARETGDSETLSETDVRLLAAAFELDATLVTDDYAMQNVADHVEVGVKIIAREGISETREWTFQCQGCGREFDEHRDRCPICGTELARKNPA